CCTGTAGTGTTCGGCGGCCAGTTCGGCTGGTTGCATCCGGCGAGCGGGGCGGACGGCGTGGTGTTGTGCTACCCGTTCGGCTACGACGCGCTATGCACTTATCGCGGCATGCGCAGGCTGGCCGAGCGGCTCGCCGCGCGCGGCATGCCCGTGCTGCGTTTCGACTATCCGGGCACGGGCGATTCGGCGGGCGAGGCGAACGAACCCGGCCGCTGGCGCGCATGGATCGACAGCATCAGGCAAGCCGTGGCGTTGCTGCGCGAGACCGCCGGTGTCGAACGCGTGACGCTGTGCGGCATGCGGCTCGGCGGCACGCTCGCCGCGCTGGCCGCTCAGGAGCTTGGCGGCGTGGACGGCCTCGTGCTGCTCGCGCCCGTTCTGTCGGGCAAGAACTATCAGCGCGAGTTGCGTGCGCATTATCGTCAATGGCTGTCGATTCCGGCTGCGATGGATTGCCTGGCCGAACCCGATACCGACGCTTTTGTGGAGGCATACGGCTTTCGTCTCTATCGGGACACCCTGGAGAGTTTGCGCGCCGTCGATCTGAAACGCGATGCACAGCGGCCGGCCGGCCGCGTTCTCATACTCGATTCGCTCGATCCCATGCGGATCGACGCGCTGGCTGCGCATTATCGCGAGCAAGGTATCGACGTCGACCGGCAGTCGTTCGACGAGTACAGCAAGTTCATGATGGAGTCGCTCGACAGCGAGATTCCGCAGGCGGCATTCCAGTCCATGGAAAACTGGCTGGCGGACGGCGTGGCCCGTGCGAGTGCATCCGGGCGCGCGAGCAAGATCGGCGATACCAATGCTAATGACCAACATGCCGCTGATCACGAGACGGCCCACGTGGTCGAGCCCGGTGTGATCGAAACGCCGGTATGGCTCGACGGCGGCAGGCTGTTCGGCATCTATTGCCGGCCCGAAGCACGCGGCGCGGCCGCCGCGCCGGCCGCGCTGTTGCTGAATACAGGCGCCGTGTCGCGAATCGGCAATGCGCGGCTCGGCGTGCGCTTCGCGAGGCGTCTCGCGCAACAGGGCATTGCCTCGTTGCGGGTCGATCTCGGCGGTCTGGGCGACAGCATGCCGTCGCTCGACGCATTGAGCCTCGACGCGCTCTACGCGCAGTCGGGCGTCGACGACGCCGCCTGCGCCGCGCGCTTTCTGACGGCGCAAGGCCATCGCGGCGCGGTATTGCTCGGCATCTGCGCAGGCGCCTATGTCGGCCTGCATGCCGCGGCGCGCGAGCCGGCGGTGCTCGGCGCGGTGCTGGTGAATCTGCAGAAGTTCGTCTGGCAGA
This genomic stretch from Paraburkholderia dioscoreae harbors:
- a CDS encoding alpha/beta fold hydrolase; protein product: MRPVVFGGQFGWLHPASGADGVVLCYPFGYDALCTYRGMRRLAERLAARGMPVLRFDYPGTGDSAGEANEPGRWRAWIDSIRQAVALLRETAGVERVTLCGMRLGGTLAALAAQELGGVDGLVLLAPVLSGKNYQRELRAHYRQWLSIPAAMDCLAEPDTDAFVEAYGFRLYRDTLESLRAVDLKRDAQRPAGRVLILDSLDPMRIDALAAHYREQGIDVDRQSFDEYSKFMMESLDSEIPQAAFQSMENWLADGVARASASGRASKIGDTNANDQHAADHETAHVVEPGVIETPVWLDGGRLFGIYCRPEARGAAAAPAALLLNTGAVSRIGNARLGVRFARRLAQQGIASLRVDLGGLGDSMPSLDALSLDALYAQSGVDDAACAARFLTAQGHRGAVLLGICAGAYVGLHAAAREPAVLGAVLVNLQKFVWQNICDEHGKPTVAVAAFGSTRSYLRSMCQPGKWLRVLKGQSGGWPVARELAGRFAARFALAFADRLERVCGIEIAAQEERRLIAAVDAQGVETRLLYGVLDEGVEELERHFGVRGARLQRFRHVRAAFCVHTDHAILSSSAQENVMSYFEQFYRGSFSERHVADTVASREPSTQRAGWRRARATQWLVKRARAFRLFGEA